The following are encoded in a window of Astyanax mexicanus isolate ESR-SI-001 chromosome 6, AstMex3_surface, whole genome shotgun sequence genomic DNA:
- the cidea gene encoding cell death activator CIDE-A gives MFTGFPTVVSSMEYAKTLVPTPIKRSVSSVQSAIAQRILPPAQPRPYRVCTQSRLRTSVLVATSLTDLLKKSARSFLMTYQLMTLVLEEDGTVVDSEAFFHSLPPNTLFMVLEKGEEWTHNPQALSSFRKPKRNEIAKLSFDMSKLNPQDFLGCLTVKATLYEIYSLSYDIKCSGFKHIFKSSLRCMMQVTKAAAHILLYGSSYVLHYIGDERR, from the exons ATGTTTACCGGTTTTCCTACTGTTGTTTCAAGTATGGAGTACGCTAAAACCCTGGTCCCTACACCAATAAAGAG gtcagtgtcctctgtGCAGTCTGCGATAGCTCAGCGGATTCTGCCCCCGGCTCAGCCCCGGCCCTACAGAGTCTGCACCCAGAGCCGCCTCAGGACCAGCGTTCTGGTGGCCACCTCTTTAACTGACCTGCTGAAAAAG TCTGCTCGATCCTTTCTGATGACCTACCAGTTGATGACGCTGGTGCTGGAGGAGGACGGGACAGTGGTGGACTCAGAGGCCTTCTTCCATTCCCTCCCACCCAACACTCTCTTCATGGTTCTGGAGAAAGGAGAGGAGTGGACCCACAACCCGCAG GCCTTGTCCAGCTTCAGGAAGCCAAAGAGAAATGAAATTGCCAAGCTAAGCTTTGACATGTCTAAGCTGAACCCACAGGATTTTCTTGGCTGTCTTACTGTAAAGGCCACACTGTACGAGATATACTCCCTCTCCTACGACATCAAGTGCTCTGGATTCAAGCACATTTTCAA GTCTTCACTGCGATGTATGATGCAAGTAACCAAAGCCGCTGCTCACATTCTTCTTTACGGATCCTCATATGTGCTACACTACATCGGTGATGAGCGCCGTTAA